From the Pomacea canaliculata isolate SZHN2017 linkage group LG14, ASM307304v1, whole genome shotgun sequence genome, one window contains:
- the LOC112555112 gene encoding LOW QUALITY PROTEIN: delta(12) fatty acid desaturase FAD2-like (The sequence of the model RefSeq protein was modified relative to this genomic sequence to represent the inferred CDS: inserted 2 bases in 2 codons), which translates to MVEGGDQSARNAEHEDSTTYQDVGLASHPEPAVIAGAQPSGGAGVDKDPGGILDTLSLPRKLPSIVDIKAALPPHVFERNAMTXLYYAFKDFAQVILLFLLAEWVWSSSLLPTWGLLVLLPGYWLLQGTFFTSIFVAGHDAGHSSFSRHDLLNDVVGNILHTFLLCPYYCWKLSHRHHHKNTGNIDKDEVFYPVRNRDNNGGSLLPYFGLGVGWFGYLLKGYKPRAVSHINXFDPIFARHIPACILSLTLIIGWVAVLWQYALSAGFWKLFVHYIVPDFIFASYTVIITFLHHTEDDIPWYDDSLWEYVRGQLSSVDRHYGWCHNIIHNIGTHQIHHLFSMVPHYHLEEATRVFRKKFPELVQVRSERILPAFVRMFRKYLKQHTIPDSTLVHLYK; encoded by the exons ATGGTTGAAGGAGGAGACCAAAGTGCTCGTAACGCAGAGCATGAAGACTCTACCACCTACCAGGATGTTGGATTGGCCTCTCACCCAGAACCCGCAGTTATTGCAGGGGCTCAGCCGTCAGGGGGCGCTGGTGTGGACAAAGATCCGGGAGGAATCCTCGATACCCTTAGTCTGCCAAGAAAGCTGCCATCCATAGTAGACATCAAAGCAGCGCTTCCACCCCATGTTTTCGAGCGCAACGCCATGA TCTTGTACTACGCTTTCAAGGATTTTGCACAGGTGATTCTCCTCTTCCTGCTGGCTGAGTGGGTATGGTCATCATCACTGCTTCCAACATGGGGACTGCTAGTACTGCTGCCTGGGTACTGGCTTCTGCAGGGCACCTTTTTCACCTCCATTTTTGTTGCTGGTCATGATGCTGGCCACTCCTCCTTCTCTCGGCATGATCTTCTGAATGATGTTGTAGGCAACATCCTGCACACCTTTCTCCTCTGCCCCTACTACTGCTGGAAACTGTCACATCGCCATCATCACAAGAATACGGGTAACATTGACAAAGATGAAGTCTTTTATCCAGTCCGCAATAGAGACAATAATGGGGGCTCTCTTTTGCCTTATTTTGGCTTGGGTGTTGGATGGTTTGGCTACCTTCTCAAGGGTTACAAACCTCGTGCTGTTAGCCACATCA CTTTCGATCCAATTTTCGCTCGCCACATCCCAGCCTGCATTCTGTCTCTAACCTTGATAATAGGTTGGGTAGCTGTTCTTTGGCAGTATGCCCTATCTGCCGGGTTTTGGAAGCTGTTTGTACACTATATTGTGCCAGACTTTATATTTGCCTCATACACTGTTATCATCACATTCCTGCATCACACAGAGGATGATATACCATGGTACGATGACTCCCTGTGGGAATATGTTCGTGGCCAGCTCAGCTCCGTGGACCGCCACTATGGCTGGTGCCATAATATCATCCACAACATTGGTACTCACCAAATCCACCATCTGTTCTCCATGGTTCCCCACTACCACCTGGAGGAGGCGACACGTGTCTTTCGAAAGAAGTTTCCAGAGCTGGTTCAAGTGCGCTCAGAGAGAATTCTGCCAGCCTTTGTCCGTATGTTTAGAAAATATCTTAAGCAGCATACTATACCAGACTCTACCCTGGTACACTTATATAAATGA